CTTGAGGTCGTCTTCAACCCCAAGAGTGGCTAATTGCTGACCTACTAATGCCTGCTGGTGTGAGAAATCTGATCTATCTAATCTATCGAGGAAAGTGTGACAGTCCGACTGTTAATCGCAGCTTTGATCTCTTTCCTTCCCAATTTCTTTTAGTGATCTTGTGTCTGGCATCAGTGCCAGGGAAGTTGGTGTCCGCATCTTTGAGGACTTTGCGTCGTCATGGCAGTGGATCGTCTTGTGAGTGGGTTACGCCTTGTGATGTAGGGTTTGTTTAGGTGCACAGCTCCCTCTGGTGGCTATAAATGCTAACATCATGATTATTCAAAACATGAGATTTTGTAGTCAAGCCCTTCAACTTCAATATCCTAAATGAAATACTTGGGAGTCAAACTATATATGATTGTAAAAAGTATTGAGATTTATACATAAAAACTGTTGAACCAAAACATATGTTAGGTTAGTTTGACTGTTTTGTTTCTCTGGTAATGACATTTTGTCAGTCACAGATGCATGAGGAAAGATGAGAAAATGATCCCGTGCTTCTGGTATTTTGAGTGTTTCCTGTACAGAATCAAGATAAACCTGTTTATGACAGGCAATCATGTGGGGATTAGTCAGCACACCAGGCAGTAAGCCGACGGCAGTTTATTTTCTATGAATTCACTTTCTTATttttctctgactctctttgGTGTTTTTTGCCCCCTCCCATAGGGGGTTGGTCATAGCCATGCTGGTCAGCCTGATGTTCGTCCTTCTCCTTCGCTTCTTCGCTCCCATAATAATCTGGACGCTAATCATAGGACTTCTGGCTGTTGGCGCCTTTGGTAAGGAAAAGTTATCTTGGAGGCAACAAGTCATACATTTAGAATCACATGTATTCATCACAGTATAACAGCCTAAACCGCTGCAatgttaaacatttacattcagcACTGAGAAAATAGTTGTACTacaagtacagacacacaaggtATTAGATTGACAAGAAAACCATTTTACTGACAAGGTCAGAAGTGTGATTGTATCCCAGACGCCATTTTGAGATGCAAGCATGAAATTTAACAACAAAATACAACATGGACAAGGCTTTACTGACAGCCTTTCattctaaaaaaaatattttcttagCTTGACGAGAACCCTTTTGAATCAGCAGCCACCCTACTTTTAGCTCTGGCTTTGTGGGGCATTTTATTGGTTCAGAAATGTCCAACCCAATTCACTGTCTAAACATTCCTACTCATTAAACCCACAGTTGTGTCATTCAGATGTAGTGTCCATGAACTATGTTTTGGACCAGAGAAATGAACAGTTGCGTTTTGTACAGGTATTTGGTATTGCTGGAGAGAGTATGACGAACTGAAGAACAGTTCAATCACCTTCCAAGACATTGGGCTGACCACAAATGTTAATGTCTACCTGCAAGTCAGAGACACGTGGCTGGCCTTCTGTGAGTTCACCCCTTTACTGCCTTGCTTTGCATTTGAGTAATAGCTGAAAAAGTTAACAGATGTTAAAAAGATACTAGATTAAAAcatcatttcctcatttctaACATGCAACAAAATGTATACTgctacatttatacatttaccCCTAGATGGTACATTTTCATAGGATTTGTAGCATTCTGTACATCTCAAGAATATTCTGTGGAGCATTTGACAAAGGGCTTTTTCCTTATTTGGTAGTgatctctctctactccctctgAATTAAGGTACATTATATTGATGATGCACAGTAGCAATCAAACATATCTACTCTCCTAAtagctctgtctccctgtctatcTCCACAGTGATCATCATTAGTATAGTTGAGGGGGTCATTCTTCTGACTCTCATCTTCCTACGGACTCGGATCCTCATCGCCATCGCCCTGATCAAGGAGTCCAGCAAGtaagtgaccagtgaccagtgaccaccaCCAGAACCTTCATCCCATGTCTACATTGATCTATACTTTTATTCTTATACATATTCTTATACTACACTTTAGGATAACTATTAAGTAGTTATACATATTCTTATACTACACTTTAGGATAACTATAAAGTAGTTATACATATTCTAAGGTATGGTCATAGTCATTGTACTGGGTAGTTTTTTATATTGACTTCTGTATTGTAACAGTAGTAGCAAAATACCAGATTTTGGGTTTGGCCACCTCGATGGATTGGAAAAAAAGACTGATTAAACACCATCCTGTCATTTTGTGTCTAGTTTTTTGTAATCAGGTTTCTGGCATCTGTACTTGTATTATTGAGTCAGTGACTAAGGAGTTTGTCCAGGACATCAGTAGATAAGGGTTAGTTTGTGCAGGACATCAGTAGATACAGTATGGGTTAGTTTGTGAAGGACATCAGTAGATACAGTATGGGTTAGTTTGTGAAGGACATCAGTAGATACAGTATGGGTTAGTTTGTGCAGGACATCAGTAGATACAGTATGGGTTAGTTTGTGCAGGACATCAGTAGATACAGTATGGGTTAGTTTGTGAAGGACATCAGTAGATACAGTATGGGTTAGTTTGTGCAGGACATCAGTAGATACAGTATGGGTTAGTTTGTGAAGGACATCAGTAGATATGGGTTAGTTTGTCAAATTGAAATTTAACATGAAGAGAGAAGTTGAAGAGAAAAGTTATGGTTTTCTTCCTTGTTCCTTCCTGTCAATAACTTATAAATTCTCAGACAAAAAAGTTCAACTGAATTCTAGAATGTGACCATTGCTGTGCATGTaaagtgtttgattgacagatgcCTTTTCCTGTGTTTTGACCTTTCAGGGCTGTGAGTTACATGATGTCTACACTGTTCTTCCCCATCTTCACATTCATCttgcttgtggtgtgtgtgtcatactggGGTATCACAGCTTTGTAtcctctttagtgtgtgtgtgtgtgtgtgtgagtgtgtgtgtcatactggGGTATCACAGCTTTGTATcctctttaatgtgtgtgtgtgtgtgtgtgtgtgtgtgtgtgtgtgtgtcatactggGGTATCACAGCCTTGTATcctctttaatgtgtgtgtgtgtgtgtgtgtcatactggGGTATTACAGCTTTGTAtcctctttagtgtgtgtgtgttttctgtgtttaggtttgtttgtgtgttttccgtgtttaggtgtttaggtgtgtgtgtgtgtgtgtgtgtgtgtgtgtgtgtgtgtgtgtgtgtgtgtgtgtgtgtgtgtgtgtgtgtgtgtgtgtgtgtgtgtgtgtgtgctttggatgTGTCTATACTTGTACCACTGTGGATTCGAATTTCTACTCCTGTTAGAAGGCCctctggttgttgttgttcttcattGATGGCGTGTTCAGATATCTGGCCACTTCGGGCGCTCCAATATACAAAGTAGTGGCCCTCAACTCCACTGAAGATAACTGCCAAGCTGTGAACGGAACAGAGAGCTGTGACCCTATGGTGAGTGATTGGCTTACAAACTTCAAATGTGGCTTCTCAAGACAAATATTGCATTATCCACTGAAGTATATCCTGTTTAGGTCCAAGGCTTTGAACAGTACACTGTCtcaagtatgtttgtgttcttttgGATGAGGGCATGTTTCagatgagagagtgtgggatAGTGTCCGTCTAATGCTTTGCTAGGTCATGGAGTCAAATCCTAGACATTTTGGAACACTGGAAAACTGGTTGTGTGAGATttgaatgactaaatgtagaATGACGGCACACCAGGCCCACTGCACCTGttcctctcattccctcttcctcatccaGTCTTAAGTGTCCCcctctcgtcctcttcctcatccagtCTTAAGTGCCCCCCTCTTGTCCTCATCCCAGGCTTTTAACTCCAGCAGCTACGCCTCCTGTTCATCCGCTCGCTGCATCTTCATCAAGTACAACGACGAGGGCCTGTTCCAGCGGAACCTCTTCAATCTGCAGATCTATAACGTGGTGGGGTTCCTGTGGTGTGTGAACTTCGTCATCGCTCTGGGCCAGTGCACACTGGCTGGGGCCTTCGCCTCCTACTACTGGGCCTTCAGCAAGCCCTCCGACATCCCAACATTCCCTCTGGCACAGTCTTTCATGCGGACTCTACGGTGAGAGGCCTTTGTGTCAATACCATGGTGGACCACTAGTGGGCCGAGCAAGGCGTACGCTTTAATCAGATATTCTTCCTGAGGGCAGGGACATGTTTCTGTGTAGAAAGACTGATGTGGAAAGATGTGGAAAGACTGGTTGTGAATTGTGGAAAGGTTGTCTTGTACATaatgtgcaagcgtgtgtgctgggtgtgatTTAAGGTTCTGATAAGCAGCACCCACAGTACTTCCTCTTTACATTCCTCAAGCAGCAACTCCGTAACTGCTTTTAACAAGCGACCTTGACCTTGAcattgaccttgaccttgaccttgaccttgaagTTCAGTGACAGGTGGCACGTCCTGTGGTAGAAGTTTCACTCTGGctgtttcctgtctgtctggtctCAGGTACCATGTGGGCTCACTGGCGTTCGGAGCTCTGATTCTCACTCTAGTGCAGGTCATCAGGATCATCCTGGAGTACCTGGACCACAAGCTCAGAGGTCAGCTCAGTCTCCCTCATTCTTGTCTGCCACATAATGACccttgagacagagacaggaatgAACTTTGTGTGTACAGCTTTAAGCTCCTTACTACTGTTTTCATTTAGTTCCAATGTTATCTGTATCACTTCACGTGTCTGGTATAGGGCCAGTTGTAGAGCTGTAAAAGATTGGAGTGATAAGTTCTGACTTTGTTTATGATCACAGGCTCTATTATGCACCTACTGTTAAGTCATTAGGTGTCACTTGGGTCTTCTGGAGTGTTTTATAAGCTTCAGTGCCTGATGTCAACACAGCTGTCTCTGTCTTAACATTGACTGTCATTTCTATACTGTACTGTTGCTATACTCTCATCCCTGTAGACagtaaccatgtgtgtgtgtgtgtgtgtgtgtgtgtgtgtgtgtgtgtgtgtgtgtgtgcgtgtgtttgtacagcGGCTCAGAACGGTTTTGCACGGTTTCTGATGTGTTGTCTAAAGTGCTGTTTCTGGTGCCTTGAGAAGTTCATCAAATTCCTCAACAGGAACGCTTACATCATGGTTGGTCTCAATGCCTCTGATCCATAACATCATGCTTTCAAGGTTGCTCCCCGTAACGGGCATTTCCATCACTTGGTGTAATCCTTCAGTCCACTGGGGTGTCTAGAGAGTTGATTAGCCATCATCATTGCTTATCTTAACCCAATAAACATTAGCCTCTTATTGCTGTTGATCTTTATTTTATGCcagtttttaaaaagtgttaaTCTACAACTTTCTTTGCAATCTACAGATTGCCATTTATGGTAAAAACTTCTGTACATCAGCCAAGAATGCTTTCATGCTCCTCCTGAGGAACGTTGTGAGGTCAGTGCCCTAACCctgagctgtggtgtgtgtgtgctcaaaaagtgtgtgttgtcttcatTCAAGCTGTTGTTCTGAGTCCCTTTGCGTGTGCT
The sequence above is drawn from the Clupea harengus chromosome 19, Ch_v2.0.2, whole genome shotgun sequence genome and encodes:
- the slc44a4 gene encoding choline transporter-like protein 4, which produces MGKDKSKENSENGEPAQHDPEFNGPIHNRGCTDIICCVLFMVVIAGYAVVGILAWLYGDPRHVLYPRNSTGMFCGIGPNKGKPNVFYFDILKCATATNIMAAALNGLQCPTTQVCVKRCPQNFWALSPLAYLPGKQPKDFFQQELCLPSFDLATTVLSVSEIKDRELCPFFYSPTTPVLGRCLPSFGAFNNIPTNFSIPGMTVNDTVNIIKQGTGDLVSGISAREVGVRIFEDFASSWQWIVLGLVIAMLVSLMFVLLLRFFAPIIIWTLIIGLLAVGAFGIWYCWREYDELKNSSITFQDIGLTTNVNVYLQVRDTWLAFLIIISIVEGVILLTLIFLRTRILIAIALIKESSKAVSYMMSTLFFPIFTFILLVVCVSYWGITALYLATSGAPIYKVVALNSTEDNCQAVNGTESCDPMAFNSSSYASCSSARCIFIKYNDEGLFQRNLFNLQIYNVVGFLWCVNFVIALGQCTLAGAFASYYWAFSKPSDIPTFPLAQSFMRTLRYHVGSLAFGALILTLVQVIRIILEYLDHKLRAAQNGFARFLMCCLKCCFWCLEKFIKFLNRNAYIMIAIYGKNFCTSAKNAFMLLLRNVVRVVVLDKITDLLLFFGKLLVVGGVGVLSFYFFSGRIQAPGSSFQASALNYYWMPIITVVVGSYLIAQGFFSVYSMCVDTLFLCFLEDLERNDGSMQKPYYMSKNLMKILNKKNKQPKKAED